In one Saccharibacillus brassicae genomic region, the following are encoded:
- a CDS encoding glycoside hydrolase family 3 N-terminal domain-containing protein, whose product MTLEEKIGQLAQPFGWTCYTRQADGTVALTDSFKRRAAAGGVGSLYGTLRADPWTGVTLETGLSPAEGAQLVNEMQAYALEHGRHGIPILFGEECSHGHMAIGATVFPVPISIGSMWNPDLYRELCRAVALETRSQGGAATYSPVLDVVRDPRWGRTEECYGEDPYLTSVLGRAAVEGLQGPSGDLGADDAILATLKHFAAYGSSEGGRNSAPVHMGPRELHEIDLLPFRHAVDAGARSVMTAYNEIDGVPCTTNRHLLQDILRDAWGFDGFVITDCGALGLLTAGQNTAEDGAEASAQALRAGVDMEMSGEMFDRHLLSAVHSGRLGEADVDLAVRRVLELKFELDLFERPFADPDRARQVIGSGKHRELARRAAAQSLVLLKNDGGVLPLARSAFDSSGGRAGLDGSSAGTDLPEGFGRIAVIGPNADAPYNQLGDYTSPQPDGAITTVLGGLRAALGDAAGERVLHAPGCRIRGESREGFPAALACAEQADAIVLVLGGSSARDFGEGTIDLQTGASVVTGDSWNDMECGEGIDRSTLNLAGVQLELAQEIHKLGKPVIVVYINGRPIAEPWIAEHIPAILEAWYPGQEGGHAIADALLGDVNPSGRLTLGIPKHVGQLPVYHYKRRTRGKRYLEDDFEAQYPFGFGLSYTSFDYSNIRLDRSSIEADGQAVVSVDIRNTGSRAGEEVAQLYVSDLAASVVRPEKMLKGFRKIALEPGQSRTVFFPIGREQLEFVGPDLTWIVEPGNFRLTVGPSSVEGLSIELAVHADKPAAR is encoded by the coding sequence ATGACGCTCGAAGAAAAGATCGGCCAGTTGGCCCAGCCGTTCGGCTGGACCTGTTATACCCGTCAGGCTGACGGCACCGTCGCCCTGACGGACAGCTTCAAGCGCCGGGCAGCCGCGGGCGGCGTCGGTTCGCTGTACGGCACGCTGCGCGCCGATCCGTGGACCGGCGTGACGCTTGAGACCGGGCTGTCGCCGGCCGAAGGCGCGCAGCTCGTGAACGAGATGCAGGCCTACGCGCTGGAGCACGGGCGGCACGGCATTCCGATCCTGTTCGGCGAGGAATGCTCGCACGGCCATATGGCGATCGGCGCCACCGTGTTCCCGGTGCCGATCTCGATCGGCAGCATGTGGAACCCGGATCTGTACCGGGAGCTGTGCCGGGCGGTGGCGCTGGAGACGCGCAGCCAGGGCGGGGCGGCGACCTATTCGCCCGTACTGGACGTCGTGCGCGATCCCCGCTGGGGCCGGACAGAAGAATGTTACGGCGAAGATCCGTATCTGACGTCCGTACTGGGCCGGGCAGCCGTTGAAGGGCTGCAGGGGCCGAGCGGCGATCTCGGGGCGGACGATGCTATTCTCGCGACGCTCAAGCATTTTGCCGCCTATGGCAGTTCGGAAGGCGGCCGCAATTCCGCGCCGGTCCATATGGGTCCGCGCGAACTGCACGAGATCGACCTGCTGCCGTTCCGCCATGCGGTAGACGCCGGTGCCCGGTCGGTCATGACCGCGTATAACGAGATCGACGGCGTGCCGTGCACGACGAACCGCCATCTGCTTCAGGACATTCTGCGCGACGCCTGGGGCTTCGACGGCTTCGTCATAACGGACTGCGGCGCGCTCGGCCTGCTGACCGCCGGACAGAATACGGCCGAAGACGGCGCGGAAGCGTCGGCGCAGGCGCTGCGCGCGGGCGTCGACATGGAGATGTCGGGCGAGATGTTCGACCGGCATCTGCTCTCGGCCGTGCACAGCGGGCGGCTGGGCGAAGCGGACGTGGACCTCGCGGTTCGCCGGGTGCTGGAGCTGAAGTTCGAACTGGATCTGTTCGAGCGGCCGTTCGCCGATCCGGACCGGGCGCGGCAGGTCATCGGCAGCGGCAAGCACCGGGAGCTGGCCCGCCGGGCCGCGGCCCAAAGCCTCGTGCTGCTCAAGAACGACGGCGGCGTACTGCCGCTTGCGCGGTCCGCTTTCGACAGCAGCGGCGGCCGTGCCGGCCTGGATGGCAGCTCCGCCGGCACGGACCTGCCGGAAGGCTTCGGCCGGATCGCCGTCATCGGCCCCAACGCCGACGCGCCGTACAACCAGCTCGGCGATTATACGTCGCCGCAGCCGGACGGCGCGATCACGACCGTGCTGGGCGGCCTGCGCGCCGCACTCGGCGATGCCGCCGGCGAACGCGTGCTGCATGCGCCGGGCTGCCGGATTCGCGGCGAATCGCGCGAAGGCTTCCCCGCCGCGCTGGCCTGCGCGGAGCAGGCCGACGCGATCGTGCTCGTGCTCGGCGGATCGAGCGCGCGCGATTTCGGCGAAGGCACGATCGACCTGCAGACCGGAGCTTCGGTCGTCACGGGCGACTCGTGGAACGACATGGAATGCGGCGAAGGCATCGACCGTTCGACGCTGAACCTGGCCGGCGTCCAATTGGAACTGGCGCAGGAGATCCACAAGCTGGGCAAGCCGGTCATCGTCGTCTATATCAACGGCCGGCCGATCGCCGAGCCGTGGATCGCGGAGCATATTCCCGCCATCTTGGAAGCGTGGTATCCCGGGCAGGAAGGCGGACATGCGATCGCGGACGCGCTGCTCGGCGACGTCAACCCGTCCGGCCGGCTGACACTCGGCATTCCTAAGCATGTCGGCCAGCTGCCGGTCTACCACTACAAGCGCCGAACCCGCGGCAAAAGATACCTGGAAGACGATTTCGAAGCCCAATATCCGTTCGGCTTCGGCTTGAGCTACACCTCGTTCGACTATTCGAACATCCGGTTGGACCGGTCGTCGATCGAAGCGGACGGACAAGCCGTCGTCTCGGTCGATATTCGCAACACGGGCAGCCGGGCCGGCGAAGAAGTAGCCCAGCTCTATGTGTCCGACCTTGCCGCATCCGTCGTCCGGCCGGAGAAAATGCTCAAAGGCTTCCGAAAAATCGCATTGGAACCCGGCCAGTCCCGCACCGTCTTTTTCCCGATCGGGCGCGAGCAGCTGGAATTCGTCGGGCCCGACCTGACCTGGATCGTGGAACCGGGGAATTTCCGCCTGACGGTCGGCCCGAGTTCTGTCGAAGGCTTGAGCATCGAACTTGCCGTACATGCCGACAAGCCCGCCGCGCGATAG
- a CDS encoding extracellular solute-binding protein, translating to MNIRSKAWKLLMVGGLGASLLAGCGGSDEAASSGEKVTVSKEGFPIVETPIKLTMMAPDVGIQNWEDMVVLQEMEKMSNVSFEYKNAPKESFDTKKNLVFASEDYPDVFYAAGLTPSEQLKYGEQGVLLPLEGLIDEYAPNFKALLEEYPDVRKSITAPDGHIYSLPVVEFSQHWYRNPMWYNGEFLDALGIDKLPETTEELYDYLKRVKEEDPNGNGEMDEIPVSSVTTAAANVRDIRTWLLGAFGIYEEEIYVDDSDVVHYTPVEEGYKHYLEYMNRLWADGLLDPESFSQTGEQKKAKGQSNRLGLFSDWHAYMTKGGEPSDKDPMFLPVRSEFVDQPAIAKNRGITTGAFAITKTNPSPEASMRWVDYLYSYEGALLFNKGPEGTLWEYENEADRTKKALPVPGGGDSEEYRSTLTPNYGIPAPTISMDDITKGLKNDFDLWVEKETQTKLLDNGARAPFPALFLTVEEQSEINSLNSDLSTYVKQMEAKFITGAEPISGWDAYVETLNKMGANRVKEINQAAYDRWKAN from the coding sequence ATGAACATCCGAAGCAAAGCCTGGAAGCTGCTGATGGTTGGAGGGCTTGGCGCCTCGCTGCTGGCAGGCTGCGGAGGCTCCGACGAAGCGGCAAGCAGCGGGGAAAAAGTGACGGTCAGCAAGGAAGGATTCCCGATTGTCGAGACCCCGATCAAACTTACCATGATGGCGCCGGACGTCGGGATTCAGAACTGGGAAGACATGGTCGTCCTGCAGGAAATGGAGAAAATGTCGAACGTCTCTTTTGAATACAAAAACGCGCCCAAAGAAAGCTTCGATACGAAAAAGAACCTCGTCTTCGCCAGCGAAGATTACCCGGACGTCTTCTACGCCGCGGGCCTGACGCCGTCGGAGCAGCTCAAATACGGCGAACAGGGCGTGCTGCTCCCGCTCGAAGGACTGATCGACGAATACGCGCCGAACTTCAAAGCGCTGCTGGAAGAATACCCGGACGTGCGCAAATCGATCACGGCGCCGGACGGCCATATCTACTCGCTGCCGGTCGTCGAGTTCAGCCAGCACTGGTACCGCAATCCGATGTGGTACAACGGCGAGTTCCTGGACGCGCTCGGGATCGACAAGCTGCCGGAAACGACGGAAGAACTGTACGATTACCTAAAGCGGGTCAAGGAAGAAGATCCGAACGGCAACGGCGAAATGGACGAGATTCCGGTCTCTTCGGTAACGACCGCGGCCGCCAACGTGCGGGATATCCGGACCTGGCTGCTGGGCGCGTTCGGCATCTATGAAGAAGAAATTTACGTAGACGACAGCGACGTCGTGCATTACACGCCGGTCGAAGAAGGCTACAAACATTACCTGGAGTACATGAACCGTCTGTGGGCGGACGGCCTGCTCGATCCGGAAAGCTTCTCGCAGACCGGCGAACAGAAAAAAGCCAAAGGCCAAAGCAACCGGCTCGGCCTGTTCTCCGACTGGCATGCCTACATGACCAAAGGCGGCGAACCGTCCGACAAAGATCCGATGTTCCTGCCGGTACGCAGCGAGTTCGTCGACCAACCGGCGATCGCCAAAAACCGCGGCATTACGACCGGAGCTTTTGCCATCACCAAAACGAATCCGTCGCCGGAAGCGTCGATGCGCTGGGTCGATTACCTGTACTCCTACGAAGGTGCGCTGCTGTTCAACAAAGGACCGGAAGGCACGCTTTGGGAGTATGAGAACGAGGCGGATCGCACCAAAAAAGCACTGCCTGTTCCGGGCGGCGGAGATTCGGAAGAATACCGCTCCACGCTGACGCCGAACTACGGTATTCCGGCTCCGACCATCTCGATGGACGATATTACCAAAGGCCTGAAGAACGATTTCGATCTGTGGGTGGAAAAAGAAACGCAGACCAAACTGCTCGACAACGGAGCGCGCGCGCCGTTCCCGGCCCTGTTCCTCACCGTTGAAGAACAGTCCGAGATCAACAGCCTGAACTCCGACCTCAGCACGTACGTCAAGCAGATGGAAGCGAAGTTCATCACGGGCGCCGAGCCGATCAGCGGCTGGGACGCTTACGTCGAGACGCTGAACAAAATGGGCGCGAACCGCGTCAAAGAAATCAATCAAGCCGCGTACGACCGCTGGAAAGCGAACTAA
- a CDS encoding carbohydrate ABC transporter permease, with the protein MIKAIQESKGDKIFLICTYVYLSVALLVVLYPLIYILSASISSPQAVNSGQMWLFPKDVTWAGYELVFNNPKIWNGYLNTIIYTLVGTLLNLAVTLPAAYALSRSDFVGRGWFMAFILLTMFFSGGLVPTYLVVKNLGLIDTMGALILPVAASVWNIVVARTFFQSAIPKELQEAAHIDGCTNLKLFWRVVLPLSAPIIAVMALFYGVGHWNSYFPSLIYLNSEDKYPLQMVLRQILVLQEMSAETTGAAISGDIAQAMNSKAETASLIKYGVIVVSTLPIIAVYPFLQRYFVQGVMVGSVKG; encoded by the coding sequence ATGATCAAAGCGATCCAAGAGTCCAAAGGCGACAAGATCTTCCTGATCTGCACCTATGTCTATCTGTCCGTCGCCCTGCTCGTCGTGCTGTATCCGCTTATCTACATTCTCAGCGCCTCGATCAGCAGTCCGCAGGCAGTCAACTCCGGGCAGATGTGGCTGTTTCCCAAAGACGTTACCTGGGCCGGCTACGAGCTGGTGTTCAACAATCCGAAGATCTGGAACGGTTATCTGAACACGATCATCTATACGCTCGTCGGCACGCTGCTCAATCTGGCCGTCACCCTGCCCGCTGCGTATGCGCTCAGCCGGTCCGATTTTGTCGGCCGGGGCTGGTTTATGGCTTTTATCCTGCTGACGATGTTCTTCAGCGGCGGGTTGGTTCCGACGTATCTGGTGGTCAAAAACCTCGGCTTGATCGACACGATGGGCGCGCTCATCCTGCCGGTCGCCGCCTCGGTATGGAATATCGTCGTCGCCCGCACTTTTTTCCAATCGGCGATTCCCAAAGAACTGCAGGAAGCGGCGCATATCGACGGCTGTACGAATCTCAAGCTGTTCTGGCGCGTCGTCCTGCCGCTCTCGGCCCCGATCATCGCGGTCATGGCGCTGTTCTACGGAGTCGGACACTGGAACAGTTACTTCCCTTCGCTGATCTACCTGAACAGCGAAGACAAATATCCGCTCCAGATGGTGCTGCGCCAAATTCTCGTCCTGCAGGAAATGTCCGCGGAAACGACAGGCGCGGCGATCAGCGGAGACATCGCGCAGGCCATGAATTCCAAAGCCGAGACGGCCTCGCTGATCAAGTACGGGGTCATCGTCGTCTCGACGCTGCCGATCATCGCCGTGTATCCGTTCCTGCAGCGATATTTTGTCCAGGGGGTGATGGTGGGTTCGGTCAAGGGTTAA
- a CDS encoding ABC transporter permease has protein sequence MKASKTPGAELPLLKKTSRRAQILGNWELYLFMLPAVLYFLIFHYAPMYGIQIAFKNFVPSLGVTGSPWVGFDHFERFFNSYYFWDLIWNTFSISFYELAIGFPLPIILALAFNEVSNGKFKKTVQTVTYAPHFISVVVMAGMIITFLSPSNGMIVMLIEALGFNAPQFLTDPAWFKTMYVLSGVWQSTGWGTIIYLAALSGVDPQQHEAAIVDGASRFKRVLHINLPSILPTITIMLILNMGNILTVGYEKILLLQNSLNLESSDVISTYVYRAGLVDAQYSFSTAVGLFNSVINVILLVTVNWIARRTSENSLW, from the coding sequence ATGAAGGCATCCAAAACACCCGGCGCCGAGCTTCCGCTTCTGAAGAAGACTTCGAGACGCGCGCAAATTCTCGGCAACTGGGAGCTGTACCTGTTCATGCTGCCGGCGGTCCTGTACTTCCTTATTTTCCATTACGCTCCGATGTACGGTATCCAAATCGCCTTCAAAAACTTCGTTCCTTCCCTGGGCGTTACCGGAAGTCCGTGGGTCGGCTTCGACCACTTCGAGCGGTTCTTCAATTCCTACTATTTCTGGGATCTGATCTGGAACACGTTCAGCATCAGCTTCTATGAACTGGCTATCGGATTCCCGCTGCCGATCATTCTGGCGCTGGCGTTCAACGAAGTGAGCAACGGCAAGTTCAAAAAGACGGTCCAGACCGTCACCTACGCGCCGCACTTCATCTCCGTCGTCGTCATGGCGGGCATGATCATCACGTTCCTCTCGCCGAGCAACGGCATGATCGTGATGCTGATCGAAGCGCTCGGCTTCAATGCGCCGCAGTTCCTGACCGATCCTGCCTGGTTCAAGACGATGTACGTGCTGTCCGGCGTCTGGCAAAGTACCGGCTGGGGCACGATCATCTACCTGGCCGCGCTGTCCGGCGTCGATCCGCAGCAGCACGAAGCCGCGATCGTCGACGGGGCGAGCCGCTTCAAGCGGGTGCTGCATATCAATCTGCCGAGCATCCTGCCGACGATCACGATCATGCTCATCCTCAATATGGGCAACATCCTGACGGTCGGCTACGAAAAGATCCTGCTGCTGCAAAACTCGCTCAACCTAGAGTCGTCCGACGTCATCTCGACCTACGTCTACAGAGCCGGTCTCGTCGACGCGCAGTACAGTTTCTCGACCGCGGTCGGATTGTTCAACTCGGTTATCAACGTCATCTTGCTGGTGACGGTTAACTGGATCGCCCGCCGCACTAGCGAAAACAGTTTATGGTAG
- a CDS encoding alpha-mannosidase, with the protein MTRKTAHIISHTHWDREWYLPYESHHLRLTTLMNQLLDTLEQDERYRYFHLDGQTIIIDDYLQIYPDQRDRLAKLIRDQKIIIGPWYVLQDEFLTSSEANVRNLLIGHREAARWGPVSKLGYFPDSFGNMGQAPQLLKQADIEAAVFGRGVKPTGFDNQVSDAPGEYESPYSEMNWESPDGSSVVGVLFANWYSNGNEVPVGEDEARAYWQRKLTDAEKYASTPELLFMNGCDHQPIQTDLGDAIETASALYPDVDFVHSTFDRYLEALARHNREEWVTVHGELRSTRTDGWGTLVNTASARVYLKQLNQTGQTILEKGAEPLAVMAKLAAGQPYPHEPLAYTWKTLMQNHPHDSICGCSVDEVHREMVTRFDKSRHMAEALIDESLGAIGAAIGTDTVEAWPENARPVALFNTTGWTRSGVVTVEVQAARTDFREGPSPHGIAEQLDALPLGPGRVVDPQGRFVAARIEDLGAQFGYDLPDDGFRVPYMARTFRLTFEAADVPALGYKLYAWVPEADGGSAYGEAAGAVSTNREAAGQPNESEAEEVVSTPQGMENQFLAVRFAENGSYTLTDKVTGRRYDNLGLYENCGDIGNEYVFRQPEGDRMLTTESLQASIALVEDEAYRVTYEIVHEWEIPVGAEDRFEDEKRKLVPFLKRQAGRSAKTTLLKLTTRVSLDRSGRGVRVSVSLDNRARDHRLRVLLPTGLRTETVLADSIFEAAERDIVPAPEWINPSNAQHQQAFVSLSDGTHGLTVANKGLNEYEVLQGGTGTIAVTLLRSVSELGDWGVFETPEAQCLGEHTLEYAVCPHAGDVIESGAFAQAYQYQTPWFHRALARQSGPLPAEYRLLSWSGEHLALSALKLSEEHEDVIVRWYNLSGRETALAFQPNFAVGGVYGSDILERRHEPAAQSGEDAAVESSANGSRIEAAVGAAKIVTFALEPFVRE; encoded by the coding sequence ATGACTCGAAAAACCGCCCATATCATCTCCCACACCCACTGGGACCGGGAATGGTATTTGCCGTACGAATCGCACCATCTGCGCTTGACGACCTTGATGAACCAACTGCTGGATACGCTGGAGCAGGACGAGCGCTACCGCTATTTCCATCTCGACGGACAAACGATTATCATCGACGATTATTTGCAGATTTACCCGGATCAGCGGGACCGGTTGGCCAAATTGATCCGCGATCAAAAGATCATCATCGGACCGTGGTACGTGCTGCAGGACGAGTTTTTGACCAGTTCGGAAGCGAATGTGCGCAATCTGCTGATCGGTCACCGCGAAGCGGCCCGCTGGGGTCCGGTGTCGAAGCTCGGCTATTTTCCGGATTCGTTCGGCAATATGGGCCAGGCGCCGCAGCTGCTCAAGCAGGCCGATATCGAAGCGGCCGTGTTCGGGCGCGGCGTCAAGCCGACCGGCTTCGACAATCAGGTGAGCGATGCGCCGGGGGAATACGAGTCGCCTTATTCGGAGATGAACTGGGAGTCGCCGGACGGTTCGAGCGTCGTCGGCGTCCTGTTCGCGAACTGGTACAGCAACGGCAACGAAGTGCCCGTCGGCGAAGACGAAGCGCGGGCCTATTGGCAGCGGAAGCTTACGGACGCGGAAAAATACGCCTCGACGCCGGAGCTTCTGTTTATGAACGGATGCGACCACCAGCCGATCCAGACCGATCTCGGCGACGCGATCGAGACCGCTTCGGCGCTCTATCCGGACGTGGACTTCGTGCATTCGACGTTCGACCGGTATCTCGAAGCGCTGGCCCGGCATAACCGCGAAGAGTGGGTGACCGTGCACGGCGAACTGCGCAGCACGCGCACCGACGGGTGGGGGACGCTCGTCAACACCGCTTCGGCCCGCGTCTATCTGAAGCAGTTGAACCAGACCGGACAGACGATATTGGAAAAAGGAGCTGAACCGCTGGCCGTCATGGCGAAGCTTGCCGCCGGTCAGCCTTATCCGCACGAGCCGCTGGCTTACACGTGGAAGACGCTGATGCAGAACCATCCGCACGACAGCATCTGCGGCTGCAGCGTCGACGAAGTGCACCGCGAGATGGTGACCCGCTTCGACAAGAGCCGGCATATGGCCGAAGCGCTGATCGACGAGAGTCTCGGCGCGATCGGCGCTGCCATCGGCACGGATACGGTCGAAGCGTGGCCGGAGAACGCGCGGCCGGTCGCCCTGTTCAATACGACGGGCTGGACGCGCAGCGGCGTCGTGACCGTCGAAGTGCAGGCGGCCCGCACCGACTTCCGGGAAGGGCCGTCTCCGCACGGCATCGCGGAGCAGCTGGATGCCCTGCCGCTCGGCCCGGGGCGGGTCGTCGATCCGCAAGGGCGCTTCGTGGCGGCGCGGATCGAAGATCTCGGCGCGCAGTTCGGCTACGACCTGCCGGACGACGGGTTCCGCGTGCCTTATATGGCGCGGACGTTCCGGTTGACGTTCGAAGCGGCCGACGTGCCGGCGCTGGGCTACAAGCTGTACGCCTGGGTACCGGAGGCGGACGGCGGCTCGGCTTACGGCGAAGCGGCCGGGGCCGTATCGACAAATCGTGAAGCCGCAGGGCAGCCGAACGAATCCGAAGCGGAAGAAGTCGTCTCGACGCCGCAGGGCATGGAAAATCAATTTCTCGCCGTCCGCTTCGCGGAGAACGGCTCGTATACCCTGACCGATAAAGTCACGGGCCGCCGGTACGACAACCTCGGCCTGTACGAGAACTGCGGCGATATCGGCAACGAATACGTATTCCGGCAGCCGGAAGGCGACCGCATGCTGACGACCGAAAGCCTGCAGGCGAGCATAGCGCTCGTCGAAGACGAAGCGTACCGCGTGACGTACGAGATCGTGCACGAATGGGAGATTCCGGTCGGGGCGGAAGACCGGTTCGAAGACGAGAAGCGTAAGCTCGTTCCGTTCCTCAAGCGCCAAGCCGGACGTTCTGCGAAAACGACGCTGCTGAAGCTGACGACGCGGGTCTCGCTGGACCGCTCGGGCCGCGGCGTGCGGGTATCCGTGTCGCTCGACAATCGGGCACGCGACCATCGGCTGCGGGTTCTGCTGCCGACCGGCCTGCGGACGGAGACCGTCCTCGCCGATTCGATCTTCGAAGCGGCGGAGCGGGACATCGTGCCCGCCCCGGAATGGATCAATCCGAGCAACGCCCAGCATCAGCAGGCGTTCGTGAGCCTGTCCGACGGCACGCACGGCTTGACCGTCGCCAACAAAGGACTGAACGAGTACGAAGTGCTGCAGGGCGGTACCGGCACAATCGCCGTGACGCTGCTGCGCAGCGTGTCCGAACTCGGCGACTGGGGCGTGTTCGAGACGCCGGAAGCCCAATGCCTCGGCGAGCATACGCTGGAATACGCCGTCTGCCCGCATGCCGGGGACGTGATCGAATCCGGCGCGTTCGCGCAGGCTTACCAATACCAGACGCCGTGGTTCCACCGGGCGCTGGCACGTCAATCCGGTCCGCTGCCGGCCGAATACCGGCTCCTGAGCTGGAGCGGCGAGCATCTGGCGCTGTCCGCCCTCAAATTGTCCGAAGAACATGAAGACGTGATCGTACGCTGGTACAATCTGTCCGGCCGGGAGACGGCGCTTGCGTTCCAACCGAACTTTGCTGTCGGCGGCGTATACGGCAGCGATATTCTGGAACGCCGGCACGAACCGGCCGCGCAGAGCGGGGAAGACGCGGCAGTCGAATCGTCCGCGAACGGCAGCCGGATCGAAGCGGCGGTCGGCGCGGCGAAGATTGTGACGTTCGCGCTGGAGCCGTTCGTGCGCGAGTAG